CGGACGGCCTCACCGGGCTGTCCAACCGCCGCTACTTCGACGAATACCTCGGCGCGGAATGGCGCCGCGCGCAGCGCGAGCAGACGCAGCTGGCGCTGCTGATGATCGATGTCGACGCCTTCAAGGCCTACAACGATACCTATGGCCACGTCGCCGGCGACGACGTGCTGCGGCGCGTGGCCGCGGTGATCAGGGACAACTGCACGCGGGCATCGGACCTGCCCGCGCGTTTCGGCGGCGAAGAGTTCGCGATGGTGCTGCCGGGCACCTCGCCCGGCGGCGTGCGGCTGCTGGCCGAGAAAGTACGGCGCGCGGTGCAGGACCTTGCCATCGCCCACAGCGGCTCGCCCACCAGCGATTGCGTGACCGTCAGCATCGGCGGCGCGCTGCTGGTGCCGCAGGCCGGTGAGCCGTCGAGCCGGCTGGTGGAGGTCGCCGATGCGGGGCTGTACCAGGCCAAGCGCAACGGGCGCAACCAGGTCATGATGTCACTGCCTTAGCGATGAGCCCGATCGCGCCAAAACCCTTGCCTTAATGACGGGGTCAATGGCGTCGACACGCCGGTTGCAACAACCGGTTACACAGTAGTTGCCGCAGGCCCGCACAAGTCGGCGCTTCGGGCCGGCCGCCGCCAACCCATAGCCGGTCACGCTTTGCCGTATTTCGGACGCATTGTGGCCACCGCGTCTTGTGGGATTCCTCCGACAGGGAATTCGGAAGCGCGCGCCTGTCTCGCACCACACTTCATACCTATCGTTGCATCACGGCAGTTGCATCCCGGCACGCGCGTACGCCGCGCCTGCAGTCCATGCAGAAAGCCAACTGGCCAGCTACCGGCGCACCCGCCGCGCGGCATGGGCCAGCTCGTCTCTGAGTCCAACGGTAAGAGGTGACCCATGTTCCGATCCAAGTCCAGTCTTATATTCGGCCTTGCGCTGGCCGCAACGGCAATCCTGTCCGCCTGCGGCGGCGGCGATGACGGTATCGACGATCGCATCGGCCTGAGCAAGCCGAGCGTCCGCGCAATCCATGCGGTCACCGGCGGCCCCAACGTCGACATCCTGCAGAACGGCGCGCTGACCAGCTTCACCAACAAGCCGTACAAGTTTGTCTCGACCTACTTCAACGTCGAAACCGGCAACCAGCTGATCTCGTTCAACACTGCCGGCACGCAGACCGAACTCGGCCGCACCACCATCGTGGCAGCCACCGGCCACAAGTACACCGTGGTCGCACTGCCAGGCGCGACCGGCGCCGAAGTGCTGCAGATCGACGATCCGTTCGAAAAGGGCCTGTTCTCGCACAAGGCGCGCGTGCGCACGCTGAACGCTTCGTTCAATGCGCAGAACGTCGATTTCTACCTGACCATGCCGGCGGTCGACCTCAATTCGGTCGGCCCGAACTTCAGCAACGTGGGCTACAAGCAGGCATCGCCGGCCTCCGGGTCCGATTCGGTCGACATGGACGGCGGCACCTATCGGCTGCGTATTACCACGGCGGGCACCAAGACCGTGATCTTTGATTCGGGCACGCTGACGCTGGCCAACAACGCCGACTGGCTGATCACCACCATTCCGACTGACGGCGTCGGCGCGTCCGTGCCGAACAAGATCAAGGTGCTGGTGGCACGCGGCGATGACGAGTCGCAGGCCGGCCTGGAGCTGGTATCGCAATAACGCAGCAAGCATGATCCTGCCCGAGCCAGCCGCGCGGGCAGGCGCCGCAGGCCGGTCCACTGGACCGGCCTGTGCTTATTGCGGGCGACATCCAGCCGCCAAAACCTGTACGCTATCGGCGTGGGACGCGCGTGGCGCGCATGTCCGCCGTGGCATGATGACGCGCTGCTCCCTCCACACAGCTTTGGGAGATTGCGGACATGGCTATCCAGCTCAATCACACCATCGTGTTTTCCCATGACAAGAAGGTATCGGCCGACTTCCTCTGCGAGATACTGGGTCGACCTGCGGCAGTGCCGTTCGGGCCATTTCTTGCCGTCCGGCTCGACAACAGCGTCACGCTGGACTTTATGGACGCCGGAGGCGATGTTGCCCTGCAGCACTACGCCTTCCTGCTGAGCGACGCCGAGTTCGACCAGAGCTTTGCCCGCATCCGCGCGCGCCACCTGATGTACTGGGCCGACCCGTACCGCCGCCGGCCGGAACAGGTCAGTACCGACGATGGCGGCCGCCGGATCTATTTCGAGGACCCGAGCAAGCATTTCCTGGAGATCTTCACCAGGGAATGACGCTCAGGGCTGCTCGCCCTCGTCCGGCGCCAGCTCCGCCTTCAGCACCGCAAGGTGCGAGATGTACTGCTCCAGTTCGGCACGCCCGCGCTCCGTGATGCAGTACACGCGGCCGCTGCCTTCGACCAGCTCGGCGGTAATGGCACGCGCCATCATCAGGCTGCGCAGCACCGGCCGCAGCGAGCGGATGTTCTTGTCGATGCCGCGTTCGCGCAGGCGTTCGACCAGGCTCAGCACCGTCGAAGGACTCGACTGCACGAGCTTGAGGACGTAGATACGTGAGAAAAACCGGTCAAGGGTTGGCGGTTTCATGGGCGCTGTCGGCGCACCCGACGGTGCGGGAATCCTGATCATCATGCGCAGCCCATGACTGCTGCCGCAGTCGGGCACTCTCTTGTCGTGATGGCGGGCCGTGCGGCCCAGCCAAAGAAAAACGGGGTGCACAGAGGCACCCCGGAACGCTTGCGTTGTGATGCGCCGCCTGGGGTGAACCGTTCCAACGGCGCATTCCCGGGGCAGCACGCGCGGCGCTATTCTTCCTGGAACGCTTCTTCGCGCTTGGCCTTGATCGACGGCAGGGCTACCACCGCCACCAGCGCGGCAGCCGCGATCAGCAGGCCGACCGACAGCGGGCGCGTCACGAACACCGTGAAGTCACCACGCGACAGCAGCAGCGAGCGGCGGAAGTTCTCTTCCATCATCGGCCCCAGCACGAAGCCCAGCAGCAGCGGCGCCGGCTCGCACTTGAGCTTCAGGAACAGGTAGCCGATGATGCCGAAGCCCGCAGCCATGAACACGTCGAAGGTCTGGTTGTTGACCGAGTAGACGCCGATGCAGCAGAACGTCAGGATCGCCGGGTACAGGAAGCGGTACGGCACGGTCAGCAGCTTGACCCAGATACCGATCATCGGCAGGTTCAGGATGATCAGCATCAGGTTGCCGATCCACATCGAGGCGATCAGGCCCCAGAACAGCGCCGGGTTGCTGGTCATCACCTGCGGGCCGGGCTGGATATTGTGGATGGTCATCGCGCCCACCATCAGCGCCATCACCGCGTTGGGCGGAATGCCCAGCGTCAGCAGCGGGATGAACGAAGTCTGCGCCGCTGCATTGTTGGCCGATTCCGGACCCGCCACGCCTTCGATCGCGCCCTTGCCGAACTCGTGCGCAAACCTGGAGGTCTTCTTCTCGAGCGAGTAGGCCGCGAACGATGCCAGCGCCGCGCCGCCGCCAGGCAGGATGCCCAGCGCCGAACCCAGCGCCGTGCCGCGCAGCACCGCGGGAATCATGCGCTTGAAGTCGTCCCTGGTCGGGAACAGGTTGGTGACCTTGTTGGTGAAGGTCTCGCGGGCTTCCTTCTGCTCCAGGTTGGCGATGATTTCCGCGAAGCCGAACATGCCCATGGCCAGTGCCACGAAGTCGATGCCGTCGGTCAGCTCCGGCACGTCGAACGAGAAGCGCGCGGCGCCCGAGTTCACGTCGGTTCCGATCAGGCCCAGCAGCAGGCCCAGCACGATCATCGAGATTGCCTTGGGCAGCGAGCCGGAAGCCAGCACCACGGCGCCGATGAGGCCCAGCACCATTAGCGAGAAGTATTCGGCGGGACCGAACTTGAACGCGATTTCCGACAGCGGCGTGGCAAACGCGGCCAGGATCAGCGTGGCGACGCAACCGGCGAAGAACGAACCCAGGCCGGCGGTGGCCAGCGCCACGCCCGCCCGTCCTCGTCTTGCCATCTGGTAGCCGTCGATGGTTGTCACCACCGACGACGATTCGCCCGGCAGGTTCACCAGGATGGCGGTGGTCGAGCCGCCGTACTGCGCGCCGTAGTAGATGCCGGCCAGCATGATCAGCGCGGCCACCGGCGGCAGCGTGTAGGTGATCGGCAGCAGCATGGCGATGGTAGCCAGCGGCCCCAGGCCCGGCAGCACGCCGATCAGCGTGCCCAGCACGCAGCCGAGGAAGGCGTAGGCCAGGTTCTGCAGCGACAGGGCCGTGGAAAAGCCCAGCGCAAGATGGTCAAACAATTCCA
This genomic window from Cupriavidus oxalaticus contains:
- a CDS encoding DUF4397 domain-containing protein, with translation MFRSKSSLIFGLALAATAILSACGGGDDGIDDRIGLSKPSVRAIHAVTGGPNVDILQNGALTSFTNKPYKFVSTYFNVETGNQLISFNTAGTQTELGRTTIVAATGHKYTVVALPGATGAEVLQIDDPFEKGLFSHKARVRTLNASFNAQNVDFYLTMPAVDLNSVGPNFSNVGYKQASPASGSDSVDMDGGTYRLRITTAGTKTVIFDSGTLTLANNADWLITTIPTDGVGASVPNKIKVLVARGDDESQAGLELVSQ
- a CDS encoding VOC family protein gives rise to the protein MAIQLNHTIVFSHDKKVSADFLCEILGRPAAVPFGPFLAVRLDNSVTLDFMDAGGDVALQHYAFLLSDAEFDQSFARIRARHLMYWADPYRRRPEQVSTDDGGRRIYFEDPSKHFLEIFTRE
- a CDS encoding helix-turn-helix transcriptional regulator, with product MKPPTLDRFFSRIYVLKLVQSSPSTVLSLVERLRERGIDKNIRSLRPVLRSLMMARAITAELVEGSGRVYCITERGRAELEQYISHLAVLKAELAPDEGEQP
- a CDS encoding tripartite tricarboxylate transporter permease, with the protein product MELFDHLALGFSTALSLQNLAYAFLGCVLGTLIGVLPGLGPLATIAMLLPITYTLPPVAALIMLAGIYYGAQYGGSTTAILVNLPGESSSVVTTIDGYQMARRGRAGVALATAGLGSFFAGCVATLILAAFATPLSEIAFKFGPAEYFSLMVLGLIGAVVLASGSLPKAISMIVLGLLLGLIGTDVNSGAARFSFDVPELTDGIDFVALAMGMFGFAEIIANLEQKEARETFTNKVTNLFPTRDDFKRMIPAVLRGTALGSALGILPGGGAALASFAAYSLEKKTSRFAHEFGKGAIEGVAGPESANNAAAQTSFIPLLTLGIPPNAVMALMVGAMTIHNIQPGPQVMTSNPALFWGLIASMWIGNLMLIILNLPMIGIWVKLLTVPYRFLYPAILTFCCIGVYSVNNQTFDVFMAAGFGIIGYLFLKLKCEPAPLLLGFVLGPMMEENFRRSLLLSRGDFTVFVTRPLSVGLLIAAAALVAVVALPSIKAKREEAFQEE